A stretch of the Candidatus Krumholzibacteriia bacterium genome encodes the following:
- a CDS encoding MarR family winged helix-turn-helix transcriptional regulator, producing MVPNDLQRSSTPEDARAFFDLVDEVRALFHRLRAAGDAMLADEGINAGQRGLLFDIARDDRQTVPDLARKRPVSRQSVQTQMDHLIERGLVERRENPEHKTAWLHSLTDEGRATVDRVRRRELRWVERAGLPVPVTDLDRARNVLAQVREHVELEGP from the coding sequence GTGGTCCCGAACGATCTGCAGCGGAGCTCGACACCCGAGGACGCCCGCGCCTTCTTCGATCTCGTCGACGAGGTCCGCGCCCTGTTCCACCGACTGCGTGCAGCCGGCGACGCCATGCTGGCCGACGAGGGGATCAACGCCGGCCAGCGCGGACTGCTGTTCGACATTGCACGGGACGATCGGCAGACGGTCCCCGATCTCGCCCGCAAGCGCCCCGTGTCGCGCCAGAGCGTCCAGACCCAGATGGACCACCTGATCGAGCGCGGTCTCGTGGAACGCCGTGAGAACCCCGAACACAAGACGGCGTGGCTGCACTCCCTGACCGACGAGGGCCGAGCCACGGTCGACCGCGTCCGCCGCCGCGAACTCCGCTGGGTGGAACGTGCGGGACTGCCGGTTCCCGTCACCGACCTCGATCGCGCCCGCAACGTGCTCGCACAGGTCCGCGAGCACGTCGAACTCGAAGGTCCCTGA
- a CDS encoding phage holin family protein has product MKDFLRHWLVTSIALAVTAWLLAGVEVRSLAALAVAAIVMGFLNAVVKPVVVLLTLPLTVLTLGLFYLILNGMFFALAAWLVPGFSVASIGWGIGGAIVMWLVSTFVGSLVRPSPDEEYGPHFHDRY; this is encoded by the coding sequence ATGAAGGACTTCCTGCGTCACTGGTTGGTGACCTCGATCGCCCTGGCCGTCACCGCGTGGCTGCTGGCCGGCGTCGAGGTCCGCTCGCTGGCCGCGCTCGCCGTGGCGGCCATCGTCATGGGCTTCCTGAATGCGGTGGTCAAGCCGGTGGTCGTGCTGTTGACGCTGCCCCTGACCGTGCTCACGCTGGGCCTGTTCTACCTGATCCTCAACGGAATGTTCTTCGCCCTCGCGGCCTGGCTCGTGCCCGGCTTCTCGGTGGCATCGATCGGCTGGGGTATCGGCGGTGCGATCGTCATGTGGCTGGTGTCGACCTTCGTCGGCAGTCTGGTGCGACCCTCCCCCGACGAGGAATACGGGCCGCACTTCCACGATCGCTACTGA